A single region of the Nicotiana sylvestris chromosome 6, ASM39365v2, whole genome shotgun sequence genome encodes:
- the LOC138870919 gene encoding uncharacterized protein, whose amino-acid sequence MATDKETLDSSSPLYILALENAGTMLVSVTFDGTGYRSWRRGVYLGHYRLQYVKDAKELMQELEDRYDQTNGAKLYKLQKEISDVSQGALDITGYYTKIKRLWEELNTLNTHAQCNCTCTCGAKANMHKAEQDRRLIQFLMGLNEVYTAVRGSILTMNPLSSIAQSFSIMIQEEK is encoded by the exons ATGGCAACGGACAAGGAAACCCTAGATTCATCCAGCCCGCTGTACATTCTTGCGTTAGAGAACGCTGGAACGATGTTGGTGTCGGTGACTTTCGACGGCACGGGTTATAGATCCTGGAGAAGAGGAGTATACTTAGGGCATTATCG CTTGCAGTATGTTAAGGATGCGAAGGAATTGATGCAGGAGTTAGAAGATAGGTACGACCAGACTAATGGTGCGAAATTGTATAAGCTTCAAAAGGAAATCAGTGATGTAAGCCAAGGAGCTCTCGATATCACTGGGTACTATACAAAAATAAAAAGGCTTTGGGAAGAACTCAACACCTTGAACACACACGCTCAGTGCAATTGCACATGCACTTGTGGAGCTAAGGCAAACATGCATAAGGCGGAACAGGATAGGAGATTAATTCAGTTCTTAATGGGATTGAATGAGGTGTATACTGCGGTGAGAGGCAGCATCTTGACGATGAATCCACTTTCTAGCATTGCGCAGTCATTTTCCATAATGATTCAAGAGGAGAAATAG